A genome region from Thermococcus onnurineus NA1 includes the following:
- a CDS encoding ABC transporter ATP-binding protein: MIEAENLVKTFGSTHALRGISFTVKNGEIYGLLGPNGSGKSTTMKILAGILRPTSGRVLVDGVNVSENPIKVKEITGYVPETPVLYESLTPIEFFNFIGSVRRIPGERLNEMVETLVKAFGIEKYLGELIGSLSFGTKQKVSLISALLHDPKVLILDEAMNGLDPKSARILRELLLQFKGEGRSIVFSTHVLQLAEMICDRVGVIYNGEIIAEGTVDELKKFAHEESLEDVFLKLTESQDEIFAVVQALKERL, translated from the coding sequence GTGATTGAAGCCGAGAACCTCGTCAAGACCTTTGGTTCCACTCACGCCCTTAGGGGAATCAGCTTCACGGTAAAAAATGGCGAGATATACGGCCTTCTTGGTCCCAACGGTAGTGGAAAGTCAACGACGATGAAAATCCTTGCGGGGATCCTGAGACCCACCTCCGGGAGGGTTCTCGTTGATGGTGTTAATGTATCGGAAAATCCAATCAAAGTGAAAGAGATCACCGGCTACGTCCCCGAAACTCCCGTTCTCTATGAAAGCCTCACCCCAATCGAGTTCTTCAACTTCATCGGGAGTGTGAGACGGATTCCAGGAGAAAGGCTCAATGAGATGGTCGAGACCCTTGTGAAGGCCTTTGGGATAGAGAAATACCTCGGTGAGCTGATAGGCTCCCTCAGCTTCGGAACCAAGCAGAAGGTTTCCCTCATAAGCGCCCTCCTCCATGATCCAAAAGTCCTTATCCTTGATGAGGCCATGAACGGCCTCGACCCTAAAAGCGCTCGCATTCTCAGGGAACTTCTCCTTCAGTTCAAAGGGGAGGGCAGGAGCATTGTATTCTCCACCCACGTGCTCCAGCTGGCGGAGATGATCTGCGATCGTGTTGGCGTTATCTACAACGGCGAAATAATTGCCGAGGGAACGGTTGACGAACTCAAGAAGTTCGCCCATGAGGAGAGCTTGGAGGATGTCTTCCTCAAACTGACCGAGAGCCAGGACGAGATTTTTGCCGTAGTTCAGGCACTGAAGGAGAGGCTTTAG